One Fuerstiella marisgermanici DNA window includes the following coding sequences:
- a CDS encoding SDR family NAD(P)-dependent oxidoreductase, which translates to METELKDSGVIVVGGASGIGRACVEGFLNEGANVVVWDVAPNVAETAADLHAERCLGLTVDVRNFDAVAAAAAESESAFGPIQHLVHAAAIGSGQFGAPFTRLQPSDWANVLDVNINGMVNVAHAIAPGMVDRRQGTMVFVASVAGQIGSPTDPPYSASKAANINFAQVMAKDLAGDGVRVNTVCPGMVKTPLNRNVWQSWNDRQSEADKRTYDEWAAEKIAQLVPLGRWQQPEDVANMVVFLSSNLAAQVTGQTINVDGGYVMHS; encoded by the coding sequence TTGGAGACCGAACTGAAAGATTCCGGCGTCATTGTCGTCGGCGGCGCCAGCGGTATTGGACGGGCGTGCGTTGAAGGTTTCCTGAACGAAGGCGCGAATGTCGTCGTGTGGGATGTCGCCCCGAATGTCGCAGAAACGGCGGCGGACCTGCACGCCGAACGTTGCCTCGGCCTGACAGTTGACGTGCGAAACTTTGACGCCGTGGCCGCTGCGGCGGCAGAATCGGAATCCGCATTCGGACCGATTCAGCATCTGGTTCACGCAGCTGCTATCGGGTCCGGGCAGTTTGGCGCCCCGTTTACCAGGCTGCAGCCTTCAGACTGGGCCAATGTGCTGGACGTCAATATCAATGGCATGGTGAATGTGGCTCACGCGATCGCTCCCGGAATGGTCGACCGGCGTCAGGGGACAATGGTGTTTGTGGCGTCAGTTGCCGGGCAAATTGGTTCTCCCACCGATCCGCCGTACAGCGCGTCGAAGGCGGCGAACATTAATTTTGCTCAGGTGATGGCGAAAGACCTCGCGGGCGACGGTGTGCGAGTTAACACGGTGTGTCCCGGAATGGTCAAGACACCTCTTAATAGAAACGTGTGGCAGTCATGGAACGACCGGCAAAGTGAAGCCGACAAGCGGACTTACGACGAATGGGCGGCCGAGAAGATCGCTCAACTGGTTCCGCTGGGCCGCTGGCAACAGCCGGAAGACGTGGCCAACATGGTCGTGTTCCTGTCGTCGAATCTGGCTGCCCAGGTGACAGGGCAGACGATCAACGTCGACGGTGGCTACGTTATGCACTCGTAG